In Actinoplanes lobatus, the DNA window TTCGAGGCCGGGGTGAGCGTCCGGGTCCGGCTCGGGCTGGCCGACGACCTGCTGGCCGAGCTGTCCGACGGGCGGCTCGACCTGGTGGTCAGCGCGGTCCGCCCGCGCCGCGCCGGCATCCACGCCGAGCCCCTGTACGACGAGGAGTTCACGCTGGTCGCGGCGCCGCTGTTCCTGAGCGCCCGGGACCGCGCCGACGTGCACGAGCTGCCGCTGCTGGCCTACGCCGAGGAGCTGCCGATCGTGCGCCGCTGGTGGCGGCATGTCCTCGGCGGGCCACCGCCCCGGCGGGCCGTCCTGGTCGTTCCGGATCTGCGGGCGCTGCGCGCGGCCGCGGTCGCCGGGATCGGCGCCACCGTGCTGCCCCGCTACCTGGTGGCCGACGATCTCACCGACGGCACGCTGACCGAGGTCATGCCCACCGACGATCCGCCGATCAACACGCTCTACCTGGCCACCCGCGCGGCGACCCGGGATGAGCCGCACATCGCCCGGGCCCGGGCGGCGCTGCTCAGCCAGGCCCGTCTCTGGTGACCGTCCCGCCGCCGGTGAGGGCGGCCTTCCCGCCGCTGGTCAGGATGCCGGTGATCCAGGGTTCGACGATCTCGCCGAGCAGGGCGGTCAGCGCGGTGGCAGCGCCGGGGGAGAGCGGGGCGAACGCGCCCGAGTTGACGGCCTCGACCGCGGAGGCGGCCCGATCGGCCAGTTCGCGGCCGGCCGGGGT includes these proteins:
- a CDS encoding LysR family transcriptional regulator: MLDLLHTFLAVYRAGTLTRAAESLGLSQPTVTAQLRGLESRIGQPLFVRGARGVTPTAAADDLARRLDGPMDTLAGVVGGLLGTPGPAGRTLHLGGPAELMTARVLPSLAGTFEAGVSVRVRLGLADDLLAELSDGRLDLVVSAVRPRRAGIHAEPLYDEEFTLVAAPLFLSARDRADVHELPLLAYAEELPIVRRWWRHVLGGPPPRRAVLVVPDLRALRAAAVAGIGATVLPRYLVADDLTDGTLTEVMPTDDPPINTLYLATRAATRDEPHIARARAALLSQARLW